A genomic window from Sphingobacterium spiritivorum includes:
- a CDS encoding RagB/SusD family nutrient uptake outer membrane protein, with protein MKRYTSRFAAISSLCIGLALLNSCEKGLDYVSYGDLNNVVKTPEGIGAAVNAAYTGLAGGDGWQAGWGSAAYAWRVQSFVSTDEGLCIWGDGGNWERMATLNFTPDFDWITNHYTRYLPYISRITITLNDLESISMDENLKKRYIGELKALRANYAMMLYFAYGPLTIITDAKIASNPYPDPVARPTSAQMVKQIEDDYLAAAAVLPDKWTGGDYGRFSKAAALTGLMKLYMHEKQWDRAAAAGNQIKGMGYSLQPNYQDLFNINNKGGASSEIILPIVCTATGGDQYTNMWLAHALPADYKDPSGIPLSAWGGYKMRWTAYDKFDKSDKRLAVILEKYPTGKDANGNIIYKDARAKGDPGAVPMKFAPDPSKINSQNSSVDYPVYRYADVLLMLAESINEDKGGPTDEAYTAINLVRKRAGLPDLPAGLNKAQFLEKVQDERLFELWAEGWRRDDLIRWGLYVKRAIDQGSTVAKPEFVLYPLPRAAITQSNGVIKQNPGYN; from the coding sequence ATGAAAAGATACACGAGCAGATTTGCTGCAATATCCTCTCTATGTATTGGATTAGCTCTGCTCAATAGTTGTGAGAAGGGACTCGACTATGTCTCCTATGGTGACCTGAATAATGTGGTGAAAACTCCGGAAGGTATTGGTGCAGCCGTCAATGCTGCGTATACAGGTCTGGCTGGCGGAGATGGATGGCAGGCTGGCTGGGGATCTGCAGCTTATGCGTGGAGGGTACAAAGCTTTGTATCGACTGATGAAGGCCTTTGTATATGGGGAGATGGTGGCAATTGGGAAAGAATGGCTACACTTAATTTTACCCCGGATTTTGACTGGATAACGAATCACTATACTCGTTATCTGCCTTACATTTCCAGGATTACCATTACTCTGAATGATCTGGAAAGTATATCTATGGATGAAAATCTGAAAAAACGTTATATCGGAGAGTTAAAGGCACTTAGAGCAAATTACGCTATGATGCTTTACTTTGCTTATGGGCCACTTACCATTATTACGGACGCTAAGATAGCTTCAAATCCATATCCGGATCCGGTAGCGAGGCCTACAAGCGCACAGATGGTCAAGCAGATAGAAGATGACTATCTCGCAGCAGCAGCTGTACTCCCGGACAAATGGACAGGTGGAGATTACGGACGGTTTTCTAAAGCGGCTGCACTTACGGGGCTTATGAAATTGTATATGCATGAGAAGCAATGGGATAGGGCTGCGGCTGCCGGTAATCAGATAAAGGGCATGGGCTATTCTTTACAACCCAATTATCAGGACTTATTTAACATTAATAATAAAGGAGGTGCTTCTTCAGAAATTATACTTCCTATCGTGTGTACGGCAACCGGAGGTGATCAATATACGAATATGTGGCTGGCTCATGCTTTACCGGCCGATTATAAAGATCCGTCAGGAATACCTTTATCTGCATGGGGTGGATATAAGATGCGCTGGACAGCATATGATAAGTTTGATAAAAGCGATAAACGTCTGGCTGTTATATTAGAAAAATATCCAACCGGTAAAGATGCTAATGGAAATATTATTTATAAGGATGCACGTGCTAAAGGAGATCCTGGCGCTGTTCCGATGAAGTTTGCTCCGGATCCGTCAAAGATCAACTCTCAGAACAGCTCCGTAGATTATCCGGTATATCGCTATGCAGATGTCTTGCTGATGTTGGCGGAGAGCATAAATGAAGACAAGGGAGGACCTACTGATGAAGCGTATACGGCAATCAATCTGGTTCGTAAGCGTGCAGGCCTTCCGGATCTTCCTGCCGGATTAAATAAAGCGCAGTTTCTGGAAAAAGTACAGGATGAGCGTTTGTTTGAGTTGTGGGCTGAAGGCTGGCGCAGAGATGATCTGATCCGTTGGGGGCTTTATGTAAAAAGAGCTATAGATCAGGGCTCTACAGTGGCCAAGCCGGAGTTTGTCCTCTATCCGCTGCCACGTGCAGCTATTACACAAAGTAATGGCGTGATCAAGCAGAATCCCGGATATAATTAG
- a CDS encoding LuxR C-terminal-related transcriptional regulator — MKIFIVDQQCIAIEGVANILRKSGWGDVAGFANNVAEAVLWLQQNEADLIITETRFSDGSVSELIKHVKEKLQKTKILIQTGETSVRKVNELFRQGISGFIDKHNSCQEIQRAITCIQNGEVYMGEDLRRRILERFAYSSNDAEPKDAATILGRLTNREIQIIQLICDGHNSKVISEKLFISFNTVETHRKHIFQKLNIKNSLGLLRLALQYDLI, encoded by the coding sequence ATGAAAATTTTCATTGTAGATCAGCAGTGTATTGCTATTGAAGGAGTTGCTAATATATTACGAAAAAGTGGCTGGGGTGATGTTGCAGGATTTGCAAATAATGTTGCCGAAGCTGTATTATGGCTTCAACAGAATGAGGCTGATCTCATTATCACAGAGACAAGATTTTCCGATGGCAGTGTCAGTGAGCTTATAAAGCATGTAAAAGAAAAATTGCAAAAAACTAAAATACTAATCCAGACCGGTGAAACTAGTGTGCGTAAAGTAAATGAACTCTTTCGTCAGGGGATCAGTGGTTTTATAGATAAGCATAATAGTTGTCAGGAAATCCAGCGCGCTATCACCTGCATCCAAAATGGGGAAGTCTACATGGGAGAGGATTTACGCAGGCGTATTCTGGAAAGATTTGCATATTCTTCAAATGATGCAGAACCTAAAGATGCTGCGACTATCCTGGGAAGACTTACTAATCGCGAAATTCAGATTATTCAGCTTATTTGTGATGGACATAATAGTAAAGTTATTTCAGAAAAATTATTTATCAGCTTTAATACTGTGGAAACCCACCGGAAACATATCTTTCAAAAGCTTAATATTAAAAATTCACTGGGATTACTTCGCCTGGCTTTACAATACGATCTTATTTGA
- a CDS encoding carboxypeptidase-like regulatory domain-containing protein, with product MKTYLKLGLAIFIIYFYSTGCSEELIEKTVTANIKGIVVKSKTNEPLAKVKITTSPTTQTVFSAADGTFEIKDIPLGDYAVKAELSGYVMEIKGGNLTASDQSVSLVFEMKDDKSLNSPPTVPQLISPVDNATNLPLSVILTWNCTDPDEDSLTYRLIIKNNKSGDVRDIRNIKNKSYQLENLEYGTSYFWQIVASDSIHTEVFSPTYKLTTSETPQNRFHYVRKSGDNYLIVSSDENNQSFNLTGNHTNSLRVRKSNIAGVIAFIRVTDGNAHIFTTKADGSAISKVTTIPIAGFNIAELDFTWSANGKEIVYPNFDKLYKVNKDGSGTEMIYRTPDGSFISECDWSNDGTKIALKTNDINGYKTKIYIIDIFGNVQNSILENVKGAAGGINFSASGDKILYTYDISGYESQDYRQLNSHIFLYNLADNTKTDLSVFTKIPAGYNDLDARFSPNEAEVIFTHTSNDGISQKNIYKIGITSETSRKLLFANAWMPDWE from the coding sequence ATGAAAACATATCTAAAACTCGGCCTGGCAATATTTATCATTTACTTTTACAGCACAGGCTGCAGCGAAGAACTCATTGAGAAAACCGTAACTGCCAATATAAAGGGAATAGTCGTAAAGTCTAAAACAAATGAACCACTTGCTAAGGTGAAAATTACGACATCACCAACCACACAGACGGTCTTCTCTGCTGCTGACGGAACTTTTGAGATTAAAGATATACCTTTAGGTGATTATGCCGTAAAAGCTGAACTAAGTGGTTATGTAATGGAAATAAAAGGGGGCAATCTTACAGCATCAGATCAATCTGTGAGCCTGGTTTTTGAAATGAAAGATGACAAGTCTTTAAACTCTCCGCCTACAGTACCCCAACTCATTAGTCCTGTTGATAATGCTACGAATTTACCTCTTAGCGTTATATTAACATGGAATTGCACAGACCCGGATGAAGATAGTCTCACCTATAGATTGATTATCAAGAACAATAAATCTGGAGATGTTCGCGACATTAGAAATATTAAAAATAAATCTTATCAATTAGAAAATCTGGAATATGGAACAAGTTATTTTTGGCAGATTGTTGCATCTGACAGTATTCACACTGAAGTATTCAGTCCTACATATAAATTAACTACTTCGGAGACTCCTCAAAACAGATTTCATTATGTCAGAAAATCAGGTGATAATTATCTGATTGTTTCCTCTGATGAGAACAATCAATCCTTTAATCTAACTGGTAATCATACAAATTCACTGAGGGTCAGAAAAAGTAATATCGCAGGAGTCATCGCCTTTATCCGTGTCACAGATGGTAATGCCCATATTTTTACAACTAAAGCTGATGGCTCAGCAATATCCAAAGTAACCACAATCCCAATTGCCGGATTCAATATCGCTGAACTGGATTTTACCTGGAGTGCAAATGGTAAAGAAATAGTGTATCCGAATTTTGATAAACTATATAAAGTAAATAAAGATGGAAGTGGCACGGAGATGATTTATCGCACGCCTGACGGAAGCTTTATATCCGAATGTGACTGGAGTAATGACGGTACCAAAATAGCACTGAAGACCAACGATATAAATGGATACAAAACAAAGATATATATTATTGATATATTCGGAAATGTACAAAACAGTATATTGGAAAATGTGAAAGGTGCTGCCGGAGGGATAAATTTTTCAGCAAGCGGTGACAAAATACTCTATACCTATGATATATCGGGATATGAAAGTCAGGATTACAGACAATTGAACAGCCATATTTTTCTCTATAACTTAGCTGACAACACAAAGACAGATTTGTCAGTGTTCACAAAGATACCTGCAGGTTATAATGATCTTGATGCCAGATTTTCGCCGAATGAAGCAGAGGTTATTTTCACACACACATCCAATGACGGAATTTCTCAAAAAAATATTTATAAGATTGGAATAACAAGCGAAACATCCCGCAAATTATTATTTGCAAATGCATGGATGCCGGATTGGGAATAA
- a CDS encoding CsgG/HfaB family protein, whose translation MLRTLPVPREKTIVAVYKFKDQTGQYKASENISNWSTAIPQGTTSILLKALEDSKWFTTIERENISDLLNERQIIKSTRQEYANLQNQNAATSAILPPLLFAGVIIEGGIISYDFNLVTGGVGARYFGIGGSTQYRQDRISVYLRAVSTNNGMILKTVYTSKTILSQSVNGSFFRYVDPERLLEAEIGFTKNEPVHLAVKEAIEKAVYSLVMEGYKENLWRVNDQQKIEFNNLLESYMKEKEVHDNLRIDGRILNPKRGNLGFYLGAIGHTLKGDYKNSRTGIGPQAGIRLFINDRFSLGIAHSVFYLENKDIFKKKFNSTDLNMEYIFMPEDNLSPYIYSGIVLTGLSSRYLSPVYPFFNIGSGIEYLPHSNFGIRGFGGYDFGFKDNMDGYVGGKRKDNIFRFGIGIQYYFDTKTKKK comes from the coding sequence ATGTTAAGAACGCTTCCTGTTCCCAGGGAAAAAACAATAGTTGCCGTATACAAATTCAAAGATCAGACCGGACAATATAAAGCCTCCGAAAATATATCAAACTGGAGTACAGCGATTCCACAAGGCACTACATCCATACTGCTCAAAGCTCTGGAAGATTCAAAGTGGTTTACAACCATTGAACGTGAAAATATAAGTGATCTGCTAAATGAACGGCAAATCATTAAATCAACACGGCAGGAATATGCAAACCTACAGAATCAAAACGCTGCGACTTCCGCTATACTCCCTCCTCTTCTCTTTGCAGGAGTGATTATTGAAGGAGGTATTATTTCCTATGATTTCAATCTTGTGACCGGTGGAGTCGGTGCCCGTTACTTTGGCATAGGCGGCAGCACTCAATATCGTCAGGATCGTATCTCGGTATATCTGCGGGCCGTATCTACGAATAACGGAATGATACTCAAGACTGTATACACTTCCAAAACGATACTTTCACAGTCAGTAAACGGTTCGTTCTTCCGCTATGTCGATCCCGAACGTTTGCTGGAAGCCGAAATAGGATTTACTAAAAATGAACCCGTACATCTGGCTGTAAAAGAAGCAATTGAGAAAGCCGTGTATTCACTGGTTATGGAAGGATATAAGGAGAATTTGTGGAGGGTAAATGATCAACAGAAAATTGAATTCAACAATCTTCTTGAATCGTATATGAAGGAAAAAGAAGTCCATGATAATCTCAGAATAGATGGAAGAATACTAAATCCAAAAAGAGGTAATCTTGGGTTTTATCTGGGAGCAATTGGTCATACTCTTAAAGGTGATTATAAAAACAGTCGTACCGGGATAGGTCCTCAGGCAGGTATACGGCTATTTATAAATGACAGATTCAGTCTCGGAATAGCACATTCAGTTTTTTACCTGGAAAATAAAGATATTTTTAAGAAAAAATTTAACAGTACCGACCTCAATATGGAATACATTTTTATGCCTGAAGATAACCTGTCACCTTATATCTATAGCGGAATTGTTTTGACAGGACTCAGTAGCAGGTATCTAAGCCCTGTTTATCCCTTTTTTAATATCGGATCCGGAATCGAATATCTTCCGCACAGCAACTTCGGTATCCGCGGATTCGGAGGATACGACTTCGGATTTAAAGACAATATGGATGGTTATGTTGGTGGGAAAAGAAAAGACAATATATTTCGTTTCGGAATTGGTATTCAATACTATTTCGACACAAAAACTAAAAAAAAATAA
- a CDS encoding curli assembly protein CsgF, translating into MKKYTLFLLLILGLYGMGKQELYAQQFVYKPVNPAFGGDTFNYQWLLSSANAQNQFDDSKQQSYKPATAIGSFTDNLNRQILNKISRDLFGDETGEKPMKPGVYSLGTMNITIAEYYGGLNINIIDINTGEQTVINIPNIS; encoded by the coding sequence ATGAAAAAATACACTCTTTTTTTACTTTTAATATTAGGATTATATGGGATGGGGAAACAGGAATTATATGCTCAGCAATTTGTATATAAGCCTGTTAATCCAGCTTTTGGAGGAGACACATTTAACTATCAATGGTTGTTGAGCTCTGCAAATGCCCAAAACCAATTTGATGACTCCAAACAGCAATCCTATAAACCAGCTACAGCTATAGGAAGTTTTACGGACAACCTTAACAGGCAAATCCTGAATAAGATTTCAAGAGATTTATTCGGAGATGAAACCGGTGAAAAACCAATGAAACCGGGTGTCTATTCACTCGGAACAATGAATATCACCATAGCTGAATATTACGGTGGACTCAACATAAACATTATTGATATCAATACAGGTGAACAAACTGTCATAAATATTCCCAATATATCTTAA
- a CDS encoding CsgE family curli-type amyloid fiber assembly protein, protein MNLKQVIQLIIFKFLPAILSAQPNANVSNIKAAIDVKQTEDILDIKAKAINNDDIIHGLNYLLIVIKQSKIGNLSNNKQEGEFVIQPNQEKLLSGIFLNITKEDQLKIYLFIRNEKENMLISKDSVFINIAPNTQTQNLKQTTNMANLKRAAKEDYTIKGIMVDNTKSKVGKDFFDMLFNQYSQLSEKYTFTITLRELPSFSNNGIISIEVEDLTIFTLRAIPNEEYLNLQLQLCLQQINNYNKNRNLISKGI, encoded by the coding sequence ATGAATCTCAAACAAGTCATACAACTGATTATTTTCAAGTTTCTCCCGGCTATCCTTTCAGCACAGCCTAACGCTAACGTATCAAATATTAAAGCCGCTATAGATGTAAAGCAGACAGAAGATATCCTGGATATAAAAGCAAAAGCAATCAACAATGATGATATTATTCATGGCCTGAATTATCTTTTGATTGTAATCAAACAGTCCAAAATAGGAAATTTATCTAACAATAAGCAAGAAGGAGAATTTGTTATTCAACCCAATCAGGAAAAACTTCTTTCCGGTATATTCTTAAATATTACAAAAGAAGATCAGTTAAAAATCTATCTTTTTATAAGAAATGAAAAGGAGAATATGTTAATCTCAAAAGATTCGGTTTTTATAAACATTGCACCTAATACACAAACGCAAAATTTAAAGCAAACTACCAATATGGCAAATTTAAAGAGAGCTGCCAAAGAAGATTATACTATAAAAGGTATTATGGTAGACAATACAAAAAGCAAAGTCGGAAAAGATTTTTTTGATATGCTCTTCAACCAGTACAGTCAACTTAGTGAAAAATATACGTTTACAATTACGCTTAGAGAATTACCCTCGTTTAGCAATAATGGAATTATCAGTATAGAAGTAGAAGATCTCACCATCTTTACCTTGAGAGCTATACCTAACGAAGAGTATCTGAACTTACAATTGCAACTCTGCCTTCAACAAATCAACAATTATAATAAAAACAGAAATCTGATAAGCAAAGGAATTTAA